In the Campylobacter showae genome, one interval contains:
- a CDS encoding DUF488 domain-containing protein: MFKAFRIYDFIKDNESSDFYGVFVDRLYPRGIKREIFSSFLWLKSVTPSNELRAWFHEDRDGRFSEFRLKFKSELANEEAATGLKKLRSLEKTHGKIALLTATKDINLSHVTVILEALGAKD; encoded by the coding sequence ATGTTTAAGGCTTTTAGAATTTACGATTTTATCAAAGATAACGAAAGCAGCGATTTTTACGGCGTATTCGTCGATAGACTATATCCTCGCGGCATAAAAAGGGAGATATTTAGCTCGTTTTTGTGGTTAAAATCGGTCACGCCTTCAAACGAGCTTAGAGCGTGGTTTCACGAAGATAGAGATGGGAGATTTAGCGAATTTAGGCTCAAATTTAAAAGCGAACTTGCAAACGAGGAAGCGGCGACGGGACTAAAAAAGCTAAGATCGCTAGAGAAAACTCACGGCAAAATTGCGCTACTAACGGCGACGAAGGATATAAATTTAAGTCACGTTACGGTGATTTTGGAAGCTCTGGGGGCGAAGGATTAA